One window of Trifolium pratense cultivar HEN17-A07 linkage group LG5, ARS_RC_1.1, whole genome shotgun sequence genomic DNA carries:
- the LOC123886075 gene encoding uncharacterized protein LOC123886075: MATFPPTKGKSMTLGSNNNAWCAYHRAKGNDTEKCFRLRDLIEELIRSGHLRKFIDDAAQGRVVVPKVQRHDSKELPGRDEDQTRVRIAVNTIAGGFSGGGVSNNARKKYARSATHETYLVGNTSFSPAPDISFTAEDGQGVLPHDDDPLVIQVQILNCDVKRVLIDSGSSADVMYWEASKAMQLAEEQLQPYEKTLVGFAGEHVEVMGYTTLLTTFGEEENAKTIKVRYLVVKTPFTSYNIIIGRPAFNALGAVLSTLYL; this comes from the coding sequence ATGGCAACGTTCCCCCCAACAAAGGGAAAATCTATGACGTTGGGGTCGAACAATAATGCGTGGTGTGCCTATCACAGGGCTAAGGGAAATGACACAGAGAAATGTTTCAGGTTAAGAGACCTCATTGAAGAATTGATCAGGAGTGGTCACCTGCGAAAATTCATTGACGACGCCGCCCAAGGGCGAGTCGTCGTGCCCAAGGTACAGAGACATGATTCTAAAGAACTGCCAGGGCGAGACGAGGACCAAACAAGGGTGAGGATCGCAGTAAATACTATTGCAGGTGGATTTTCGGGAGGAGGCGTCTCCAACAACGCTAGGAAGAAGTACGCTAGAAGCGCAACTCATGAGACCTATCTGGTGGGGAATACATCCTTTTCGCCAGCACCAGATATATCCTTCACCGCTGAGGATGGTCAAGGAGTGCTCCCACATGATGATGATCCTCTGGTCATTCAAGTGCAAATTCTAAATTGTGATGTGAAAAGGGTCTTGATTGATTCTGGCAGTTCGGCGGACGTCATGTATTGGGAAGCTTCCAAAGCAATGCAATTAGCCGAAGAGCAGTTACAACCTTACGAAAAAACTTTGGTAGGGTTTGCAGGAGAACATGTGGAAGTTATGGGATATACAACGCTCCTGACGACCTTTGGAGAGGAAGAAAACGCCAAGACAATTAAGGTACGATATTTAGTTGTTAAGACGCCTTTCACATCTTATAATATCATCATCGGTAGGCCTGCCTTCAATGCTTTAGGTGCGGTCCTTTCAACCTTATACTTATAA